One region of Salvia miltiorrhiza cultivar Shanhuang (shh) chromosome 3, IMPLAD_Smil_shh, whole genome shotgun sequence genomic DNA includes:
- the LOC131017447 gene encoding condensin-1 complex subunit CAP-D2-like, translated as MLALCRLMIIDAEFCESNLQLLFTVVENAPSEVVRSNCTIALGDLAVRFPNLLEPWTENMYARLRDLSVSVRKNAVLVLSHLILNDMMKVKGYICEMAMRLEDEDDRVANLAKLFFHELSKKGNNPVYNLLPDILGKLSSQNLNGESFCNIMQFLIGSIKKDKQMEALVEKLCNRFTGIADVRQWECISYCLSQLAFTEKSMKKLMESFKTYEHVLSEDIVTEHFRNIINKGKKFAKPELKAIIEEFEEKMDQAAY; from the exons ATGCTTGCTTTATGCCGTTTAATGATAATTGATGCTGAATTCtg TGAGTCAAATCTTCAACTGCTTTTCACTGTTGTGGAGAACGCACCATCAGAAGTTGTCCGTTCAAATTGCACCATAGCACTTGGTGATCTAGCAGTTCGCTTTCCCAACCTATTAGAGCCATGGACAGAAAATATGTATGCACGCCTTCGTGATCTATCGGTCTCTGTTAGAAAGAATGCTGTGCTGGTTCTTTCTCACCTTATATTAAATGACATGATGAAG GTGAAAGGCTACATCTGTGAAATGGCCATGAGATtggaagatgaagatgatagaGTCGCAAACTTAGCCAAACTATTTTTTCATGAGCTATCCAAAAAAG GAAACAACCCTGTATACAATCTACTTCCAGATATCCTGGGAAAGTTATCCTCCCAGAACTTGAATGGAGAGTCTTTCTGCAATATTATGCAATTTTTAATTGGCTCCATCAAGAAG GATAAACAAATGGAAGCTCTTGTTGAAAAGCTTTGCAATAGGTTCACTGGCATCGCAG ATGTCAGGCAGTGGGAATGTATTTCATACTGCCTTTCTCAGCTAGCATTTACTGAGAAGAGCATGAAGAAGCTTATGGAGTCTTTCAAAACATACGAACATGTCTTATCTGAGGACATTGTCACGGAGCATTTCAGAAATATAATCAATAAG GGAAAGAAATTTGCCAAGCCTGAACTGAAGGCAATCATTGAAGAGTTTGAGGAAAAGATGGATCAGGCTGCCTATTGA
- the LOC131018288 gene encoding putative inactive disease susceptibility protein LOV1: protein MSEALLLSVIQKLDEIKELEEYYNYWDTEYYSYPELEELLKSVIKEMRKIVDIVRDKKLEERRSPNFLVCDLVDVADDALYFLKLKQYSSFSSYYDTIHGWMGEIQKQMLNLGGDESNIRSSQNVEDDVDVVGLDEDVGILISKKIIGGGEDLNNILIKGMAGIGKTTLAREIFNHPTVVDRFERRAWVSNSTYFTMKELLIKLIQQLEDPQNLHAYSLLENMDNPSLRDTLYKHLQGKRYLIVLDDMRKQMRLRSFLNALPRENNGSRLVLTSHTMHSDILVYDENVHRMKPLDSNKSWQLFLKTINHGNKLTGDNKFPMDLQHMGKQMLRKCGGLPLAIKEVGKQLAEKKVSGQSKWEQLLESVDFGSTLKLLEPFYHKLDPKLRSCFLSMAFFKEDTSLRAEKLKQIWNVVGAAEEHTCESYLDGLINESVIDVNDKGTKYSMNIVLHMLSIQKAEEGFNFEILRNNGNNRPSESPRHHRVIICSRDKFNYSTDQDNHLVSLFFHGGGYLDTSPSYWKSFDRQLRILDLEDFGLKFLPESIGTLMELRYLGLRNNYLKELPESLRCLKKLEVLDIAQNFMVEVPNIIWELRSLCHLYLSDVICRKPLKIIGALWNLKTLTYISVDNWRYERLGKNMKFKKLGIVGLDGNSDVSKILVSLRQLSFINHLILRGYRFRSMPCLDELVILDNLRTLKLDGLLSRLPRFPPYIGSLTLVNSCLDKDPMPLLRNLPSLHYLKLRNAYTGQEMEILKHGFPKLRVLCMEELWNLRNVQCGQGRIQDLSPP, encoded by the exons ATGTCGGAGGCCCTCCTCTTATCGGTGATACAGAAGCTCGACGAAATTAAAGAGCTTGAAGAGTACTATAATTATTGGGACACAGAGTACTATAGTTATCCAGAGCTTGAAGAGCTCTTGAAAAGCGTAATTAAAGAGATGAGAAAGATTGTGGATATTGTGAGGGATAAGAAATTGGAAGAGAGAAGAAGCCCAAATTTTTTGGTATGTGATCTTGTCGACGTGGCAGACGATGCCCTCTACTTTCTCAAACTCAAACAATATAGTTCCTTTTCTTCCTACTATGATACCATCCATGGTTGGATGGGAGAGATCCAAAAGCAGATGCTTAACCTGGGTGGTGATGAGTCCAACATCAGATCATCACAAAATGTTGAAGATGATGTAGATGTGGTGGGCTTGGACGAAGACGTGGGGATTCTGATTAGCAAAAAGATTATTGGTGGGGGAGAAGACTTGAATAATATTCTTATCAAAGGGATGGCTGGTATTGGAAAGACAACTCTTGCCAGAGAGATATTCAACCATCCAACCGTCGTTGATCGATTCGAGCGCCGTGCTTGGGTGTCTAATTCTACTTACTTCACTATGAAAGAGCTACTTATCAAACTAATACAACAGCTAGAAGATCCTCAGAATCTCCATGCATATTCCTTATTGGAGAATATGGACAACCCAAGTCTCCGAGATACGCTTTACAAACACCTGCAAGGAAAGCGATATCTTATAGTTCTCGATGACATGCGCAAGCAAATGCGCTTGAGGTCTTTCTTGAATGCTCTTCCACGAGAAA ACAATGGAAGTAGATTGGTGCTCACAAGTCATACGATGCATTCCGACATACTTGTATATGATGAAAATGTTCATCGGATGAAACCTTTGGATTCTAACAAGAGCTGGCAATTGTTTCTGAAAACAATAAACCATGGCAATAAATTGACGGGTGACAACAAATTCCCAATGGACTTACAGCATATGGGAAAACAAATGTTGAGAAAATGTGGCGGTCTGCCATTAGCTATAAAAGAGGTGGGAAAACAGTTAGCGGAAAAGAAAGTCTCAGGGCAGAGCAAATGGGAACAACTTCTTGAATCAGTTGATTTTGGTTCAACATTGAAGTTGTTGGAACCATTTTATCATAAGTTGGATCCCAAACTGAGGTCATGTTTCTTGTCTATGGCCTTCTTTAAGGAAGATACAAGTTTGAGGGCAGAAAAGCTGAAACAGATTTGGAATGTAGTAGGAGCAGCAGAAGAACATACATGTGAATCATATTTAGATGGTTTAATCAATGAATCTGTTATTGATGTCAATGACAAGGGCACGAAGTATAGCATGAATATTGTGCTACACATGCTATCCATCCAAAAAGCAGAGGAGGGATTCAACTTTGAGATCCTAAGGAACAATGGAAATAATCGGCCCTCTGAGAGTCCACGTCATCATCGTGTTATCATTTGTAGCAGAGACAAGTTCAACTACTCCACTGATCAAGATAACCATCttgtttctctcttcttccatggaGGTGGCTACTTGGACACTAGTCCGTCTTATTGGAAGAGCTTTGACCGACAACTTAGGATACTGGACTTGGAAGATTTTGGGTTGAAGTTTTTACCGGAAAGTATCGGCACATTGATGGAATTAAGATACTTGGGGTTGAGAAATAATTACTTAAAAGAGCTTCCAGAGTCGTTGCGGTGCTTGAAAAAGCTTGAGGTTCTTGACATAGCTCAAAACTTTATGGTGGAGGTGCCAAATATTATATGGGAATTGCGTAGCCTTTGCCACCTCTACTTGTCTGATGTGATCTGCCGTAAGCCTTTGAAGATAATTGGTGCGCTATGGAATCTGAAGACCTTAACCTACATCTCGGTTGATAATTGGAGATATGAGCGCTTGGgcaaaaatatgaaatttaagaAATTGGGCATAGTAGGATTGGATGGGAACTCAGATGTAAGCAAGATCCTTGTGTCATTGCGTCAGTTGTCGTTTATTAATCACCTAATCTTAAGAGGGTATCGTTTCAGAAGCATGCCTTGTTTGGATGAGCTTGTTATTCTAGATAATCTCCGGACACTCAAATTGGATGGACTCCTTAGCAGGCTTCCAAGATTCCCTCCATATATTGGATCATTGACGTTGGTTAATAGCTGTCTTGATAAAGACCCCATGCCACTACTTAGGAATCTACCCAGTCTACATTACCTTAAATTGCGGAATGCATACACTGGTCAAGAAATGGAGATCTTAAAACACGGCTTTCCCAAGCTTCGAGTCCTTTGCATGGAAGAGTTGTGGAATCTAAGAAATGTACAATGTGgacaggggcggatccaggatttgag ccccccctag
- the LOC131018286 gene encoding putative late blight resistance protein homolog R1B-14 — protein sequence MAGFPEDYEICASELINLWIVEGFFKHLDESKSSEEEGEDCLEDFVKRSLVLVANRKFDGKIKSFSLHDIVREFCIRQGAKEKEKNILLKTYTLSLVTDFVWSRRMVKMTTNIKKLGICYSKEKFDLDSRYRLNNLKYLCRLEKLKLEMNGDFSFRELLLEFELDMRGGFSLRGLNFPLQLRKLTLSGWRLSWSDMTTIGSLPSLQVLKLRNFACYGTHWETTEGEFRELRLLLIEQSNLRYWGTEASHFPRLERLILHQCDLNLIPSNIGDIPTLKLIEVDDMPRDLLASAKSIEEKRRNSGNDSFQVRVKRS from the exons ATGGCTGGCTTTCCAGAAGATTATGAGATTTGTGCCTCAGAACTTATTAACCTTTGGATAGTTGAAGGTTTTTTTAAACATTTAGATGAATCTAAAAGCTCGGAAGAGGAAGGGGAGGATTGTTTGGAGGATTTTGTCAAGAGAAGTCTAGTTTTGGTCGCCAACAGGAAGTTTGATGGGAAAATAAAGAGTTTCAGCCTTCATGATATTGTGCGGGAATTTTGCATAAGGCAGGGTGCgaaagagaag gaaaaaaatatcCTCTTGAAAACTTACACACTTTCGCTGGTGACGGACTTTGTGTGGAGTAGAAGAATGGTGAAAATGACTACAAACATTAAAAAGCTTGGAATATGTTACTCCAAGGAGAAGTTTGATTTGGATTCGCGCTATCGCCTCAACAATCTTAAATATCTGTGTCGGcttgagaaattgaaattggagaTGAATGGAGATTTTTCATTCAGAGAACTGTTATTGGAGTTTGAATTGGATATGCGTGGAGGTTTTTCATTAAGAGGTCTAAACTTCCCTTTGCAGTTGAGAAAGTTAACCTTGAGTGGTTGGAGGCTTTCTTGGAGTGATATGACGACCATTGGTTCATTACCTAGTCTTCAAGTGCTTAAACTACGAAACTTTGCTTGCTACGGCACTCACTGGGAAACAACTGAGGGAGAATTTCGTGAACTGAGACTTCTGCTAATTGAGCAATCAAATTTGAGGTATTGGGGTACTGAAGCTAGCCACTTCCCGAGACTCGAGCGTCTAATACTTCATCAGTGTGATCTAAATCTCATTCCAAGTAATATTGGAGACATTCCAACACTTAAACTCATCGAGGTTGACGATATGCCCAGAGATCTTTTGGCATCAGCGAAAAGTATAGAAGAGAAACGACGGAATTCTGGAAATGATAGCTTTCAAGTTCGTGTGAAGCGTTCCTGA
- the LOC131018287 gene encoding putative late blight resistance protein homolog R1B-16, with amino-acid sequence MAAYAALVSLMHIIDDLERHHSPPISLNKQQVQSLTENVMFLQEFLEAYISPVSDEADPLEMRIADAAYAAEDAIASHIVAKIQLSRSTEADISPVSDEADLEDPKTVSSNYDDDDDEEMNLFRDMQNVIQEMDQIKSLAMQRNTEKVVLHDTRRSFVSASSSTGKNSSGMVVWSEGVVNGILERLVSDQRERQVIPITGMGGIGKTTLAKTVYSKKIIEQRFDVCAWATISQQYNTREILCELVSQATKKTKEQLSEKSEDELELELYQHLIGRRFLIVMDDMWSIDAWDRIQRFFPENENCSRILVTTRLSHLSSQLNNNYSLQMEFLDEVRSWELFSKIVFGVGSCPHELEKIGKKIVENCRGLPLSIVVVAGILRNREHTLGVWESIRKNLASEVNLDNDKHCLKLLKMSYNHLPVYLKPCFLYIGLFEEDYSVRVSTLVKLWVSEGFLKPMNDKSLEIIAIEFLKDLIDRNLILVGEVGSTGNIKFVKIHDLLRDLCLNQSKKDGFYHVIGQSSPQGMSSQRRVVIPMNMPKKKVLDDLQSMPCARSIISEYVNVPRIKNSGLLRTLHAYNKFLYLEDESLIKSLASQYVNLRHLAVELGSMSSVFTSFTRFWNLHILIVSCWKEFTAPAEIWRMPQLRHIEMINGSFYLPKPSSDDVVVMENLLVLEGIANFKCSEEVVKRIPNIKKLCIYYLRRGGIEQDDYYCLKNIKRLCKLESLHVACWGDFAPYALTFPQSLKKLTLQMNRGFEWEKILEKIGALPFLEKFKLYMGCFGTGKWEMVEGQFPSLKYLELQWCPSLEHWTAESNSIFPRLEKLYLLEMEELKEIPTQIGDIPTLQKIWMFYCGESAVMCAKEIVEEQVELQGEDFPFHVRVWLRRKNEAVQSLASPNFEVICNSSN; translated from the coding sequence ATGGCGGCCTACGCAGCCTTGGTTTCTCTAATGCATATCATAGACGACCTCGAGCGCCACCATTCCCCTCCGATTTCTCTCAACAAACAACAAGTTCAATCCCTCACTGAAAATGTCATGTTCTTGCAGGAGTTTCTCGAAGCTTATATCTCCCCTGTTTCCGacgaagcagatcccttggagATGCGTATTGCAGATGCAGCTTATGCAGCTGAAGACGCCATCGCATCTCATATCGTGGCCAAGATTCAGCTGAGCAGATCAACAGAAGCTGATATCTCCCCTGTTTCCGACGAAGCAGATCTAGAGGATCCGAAAACTGTCTCATCaaattatgatgatgatgacgatgaAGAGATGAACTTGTTTCGAGATATGCAAAATGTGATACAAGAAATGGATCAGATCAAGAGTTTGGCGATGCAGAGGAATACAGAGAAGGTGGTGCTCCATGATACGCGGCGTAGCTTCGTCTCTGCTTCTTCTTCCACTGGGAAGAACAGTAGTGGTATGGTGGTGTGGTCTGAGGGTGTCGTGAATGGAATCTTGGAAAGGCTCGTTTCGGACCAACGCGAACGCCAAGTCATCCCGATCACAGGAATGGGCGGGAtaggtaagaccactcttgccaAAACTGTTTATTCGAAGAAAATTATTGAGCAGCGTTTTGATGTTTGTGCTTGGGCTACTATTTCTCAACAATACAACACAAGGGAAATTCTTTGTGAACTTGTTTCTCAAGCCACTAAAAAAACCAAGGAACAACTGAGTGAAAAGAGTGAAGATGAACTAGAATTAGAGCTCTACCAGCATTTGATAGGAAGAAGGTTTCTAATTGtgatggatgatatgtggagcaTCGATGCATGGGATAGGATACAGCGTTTCTTTCCCGAAAATGAGAATTGTAGTCGGATATTAGTGACGACTAGGCTTTCCCACTTGAGTTCCCAATTGAACAACAATTATAGCCTTCAAATGGAATTTTTAGATGAGGTTAGAAGTTGGGAACTCTTCTCAAAAATTGTGTTTGGGGTTGGAAGTTGCCCTCATGAGTTAGAGAAAATTGGAAAGAAAATAGTAGAGAATTGCAGAGGACTTCCTTTATCAATTGTTGTAGTGGCGGGTATTTTGAGAAATAGGGAACACACTCTAGGAGTTTGGGAATCAATTAGAAAGAACTTAGCTTCAGAAGTGAATTTGGATAATGATAAACATTGCTTGAAACTGTTGAAAATGAGCTATAATCATTTGCCAGTTTATTTAAAGCCATGTTTTTTGTATATTGGACTGTTTGAGGAGGATTATTCGGTTAGAGTCTCAACACTCGTGAAGCTATGGGTTTCTGAAGGATTTTTAAAACCCATGAATGACAAAAGTTTGGAAATTATTGCCATAGAGTTCTTAAAGGACTTGATTGATAGAAATCTCATTCTAGTTGGTGAAGTGGGGTCTAcaggaaacataaaatttgtcaaaattcatgatttgttgAGAGATTTATGCTTGAACCAGAGCAAGAAAGATGGGTTCTATCATGTGATAGGGCAATCTAGTCCTCAAGGCATGAGTAGCCAACGCCGCGTTGTTATACCCATGAACATGCCAAAGAAGAAAGTCCTTGACGACTTGCAGTCTATGCCATGTGCTCGTTCCATTATCAGTGAATATGTGAATGTCCCGCGTATTAAGAATTCCGGGTTGCTTAGAACATTACATGCATACAACAAGTTTCTTTATTTAGAAGATGAAAGCTTGATCAAGTCCCTTGCGTCTCAGTATGTTAACTTGCGCCACCTTGCCGTTGAACTTGGTAGCATGTCCTCGGTCTTTACCTCGTTTACTCGCTTCTGGAATCTCCACATATTGATTGTTTCTTGTTGGAAGGAGTTCACTGCACCTGCTGAGATTTGGAGAATGCCACAACTTAGGCATATTGAAATGATTAATGGAAGTTTTTATCTTCCAAAACCTTCGAGTGATGATGTCGTAGTCATGGAGAATCTACTGGTGCTTGAGGGAATAGCAAATTTCAAGTGCAGTGAAGAGGTGGTTAAGAGAATTCCCAATATCAaaaaattgtgtatatattatcTTAGGAGAGGGGGAATCGAGCAAGATGATTATTATTGTCTGAAAAATATCAAACGTCTGTGTAAATTGGAATCCCTCCACGTAGCATGTTGGGGTGATTTTGCTCCGTATGCGCTCACATTCCCCCaaagcctcaagaagttgactCTTCAGATGAATCGTGGCTTTGAATGGGAAAAAATATTGGAAAAGATAGGTGCATTGCCCTTTCTCGAGAAGTTCAAGTTGTATATGGGATGCTTTGGAACAGGCAAGTGGGAAATGGTTGAAGGGCAATTCCCTTCCCTCAAATACTTGGAATTGCAATGGTGTCCCAGTTTGGAGCATTGGACTGCGGAATCGAACTCCATCTTTCCACGCCTTGAGAAGCTTTATCTTTTAGAGATGGAAGAGTTGAAGGAGATCCCAACTCAAATTGGAGACATACCGACGCTGCAAAAGATATGGATGTTCTATTGTGGCGAATCTGCAGTGATGTGCGCAAAGGAGATCGTAGAGGAACAAGTGGAATTACAAGGGGAAGATTTTCCATTTCATGTTCGAGTTTGGCTTCGGCGTAAGAACGAAGCAGTGCAGAGCTTGGCAAGCCCCAACTTCGAAGTTATATGTAATAGCTCTAATTAG